The following proteins are co-located in the Cutaneotrichosporon cavernicola HIS019 DNA, chromosome: 3 genome:
- a CDS encoding uncharacterized protein (cyclin binding protein), giving the protein MVKSTAPLQIRLTEPVIYLRGTSTGADFRGRPQHARDDGPSAVVRGLLTLRLHKTTRIRNINISLEGIARTEWPEGIGSRRTDTYEEHELINETTTFFNGAEEAKAQTARRSASVGPGVLAQHDLDSDDEDGFAQREEDEWETRGRPLPRSLSVLPSAPSDWQEWYRDGISRAGSPVNSAAPSRVPSATDLAGLINATRNQSVDERGPTPAYSAAATPPSMTTPPISSHPSSILLPGGSRGRSPMPDSAISRRESEQDDPNWDTTPFGESPEGLLPPGSPAPNVRFNEGAADRALAAAAAGRPQEDDNRLRRVASGRSEGEEEDEYHPVRDATFAIPTAHNTPHQSPSLVAFNASSASRPPSLQLDRTVSNHVPDFTLPPPQRQQSSLRTVLDGDPSELSRRTSRRQRPSSVAIDDASSSLTSPSLPEERERPHHHHHRFSLAAALRGLSGRSRSRTQASSRPGSRASSRTRGVETPRTPYFEDSMSRNAGQSNLATMRHGARSRGPSPSGKGDGSESRGRTRHRFFGKEEPEDEGSIRNWKEFRKGVYNYPISFTIPPDAPPTLHAEFGSVKYRLKATVVRVGALTSNLVEDLEVTMIAGPQEDDMEETENVIVERQWEDQMRYQIALSGKAFPIGSTIPISIRLMPLAKCKIYRITIALEEKTDYFAANKKVARHETPRRFILFAARSPKDKTDPLLPILSESTSAVKDSSLAPLARQAALNNPREFSELMHPEDDVYASLLDPMGPWHLEKDLAVPDCSTRIKFTTKHESTMMSVQHWLKVTIRVERGDDNAVDSKGRRKQFDIIIETPIKMLECRVNTQYNSLPSYDRVDIDPSPLGKGCSIHGRAAEHHRNPGSALIGVGTSVLNSLTHPSQLYNHDRDRGSQPGTPGTPGNLTPHPYTAPHSGTHTPILAGAITPPQPPHGSHAPGQAEHDDTLLERNIVYDRLISGQEAETGEQPPTYKEAVANAIRSARSASRVGSRAPSLSRVGSRTASQAISRRSSPTPMYIEE; this is encoded by the exons ATGGTCAAGAGCACGGCGCCGCTCCAGATCAGGCTCACCGAGCCGGTCATCTACCTGCGCGGCACGTCGACTGGAGCAGACTTCCGAGGCCGGCCTCAGCATGCACGTGACGACGGGCCATCGGCAGTTGTGCGTGGCCTCCTAACACTTCGGCTTCATAAGACGACGCGCATCCGCAACATCAACATCTCACTTGAGGGCATCGCGCGCACGGAATGGCCAGAGG GTATCGGATCGCGCCGCACGGACACATATGAGGAGCACGAGCTGATCAacgagacgacgacgttCTTCAACGGCGCAGAAGAGGCCAAAGCACAAACGGCAcggaggagcgcgtcggtCGGACCTGGCGTGCTGGCGCAGCACGACCTCGAttcggacgacgaggacgggtTCGCtcagcgcgaggaggacgaaTGGGAGACCCGTGGCAGGCCCCTACCGCGCTCGTTAAGTGTACTCCCATCAGCTCCGTCGGACTGGCAGGAATGGTACCGCGACGGTATCTCGCGCGCCGGAAGCCCTGTCAACAGCGCAGCCCCGAGCCGCGTCCCCAGCGCTACGGACCTTGCGGGGCTAATCAACGCGACCCGCAACCAGTCCGTCGATGAACGTGGTCCAACCCCCGCATACTCCGCGGCGGCCACGCCCCCGTCCATGACCACGCCGCCAATCTCGAGCCACCCGTCCTCAATCCTTCTTCCGGGCGGGAGCCGCGGGCGCTCGCCCATGCCGGACAGCGCCATCTCACGCCGAGAGAGTGAGCAGGACGATCCCAACTGGGACACAACGCCGTTCGGGGAATCACCAGAGGGCCTGCTCCCCCCCGGATCGCCAGCGCCAAACGTTAGATTTAACGAAGGCGCCGCTGATAGGGCGCTGGCTGCGGCTGCCGCGGGTAGGCCGCAGGAGGACGATAACCGGCTGCGTCGCGTGGCTTCGGGCCGCTCCGaaggcgaagaagaagacgagTATCACCCTGTGCGCGATGCGACTTTCGCTATCCCGACTGCACACAACACGCCGCATCAATCGCCCTCGCTTGTCGCATTCAATGCGTCATCTGCGTCCCGACCGCCGTCTCTACAGCTCGACCGGACTGTGTCGAACCATGTGCCTGATTTCACGCTGCCTCCTCCACAGCGTCAACAGAGCTCTCTGCGGACGGTGCTCGACGGCGATCCGAGCGAGCTCAGCCGGCGCACCTCACGGCGGCAGAGGCCGTCGTCGGTTGCGATTGACGACGCGAGCAGCTCCCTCACGAGCCCTTCCCTTCctgaggagcgcgagcggccccaccaccaccaccaccgcttCAGTTTAGCTGCGGCCTTACGCGGACTGAGTGGCAGGAGCAGGTCGCGCACCCAGGCAAGCAGTCGGCCCGGTTCTCGAGCGAGCAGCCGCACGCGTGGAGTCGAGACACCACGGACGCCGTACTTTGAAGATTCGATGTCGCGGAACGCAGGCCAGTCGAACCTCGCCACGATGCGGCACGGAGCGCGAAGCCGTGGGCCCAGCCCTTCAGGCAAGGGCGACGGGTCTGAAAGCCGAGGACGGACAAGACACAGGTTCTttggcaaggaggagccTGAGGACGAGGGTTCGATCCGCAACTGGAAAGAGTTCCGGAAGGGCGTGTACAACTACCCGATCTCGTTCACGATCCCTCCCGACGCACCGCCAACCCTGCACGCCGAGTTTGGGAGTGTCAAGTACCGCCTCAAGGCGACGGTAGTTAGAGTGGGCGCGCTCACATCGAATTtggtcgaggacctcgaaGTGACGATGATCGCGGGGCCGCAGGAGGACGACAtggaggagacggagaaCGTGATTGTCGAGAGACAGTGGGAGGACCAGATGCGCTACCAGATCGCGTTAAGTGGCAAGGCTTTCCCGATTGGCAGCACGATCCCTATCAGTATCCGGCTGATGCCGCTGGCCAAGTGTAAGATCTACCGGATCACGATTGCactcgaggagaagacggacTACTTTGCGGCTAACAAGAAGGTTGCGCGACACGAGACGCCGCGGCGGTTCATCCTCTTCGCAGCCCGAAGCCCAAAGGACAAGACGGACCCTCTGCTTCCCATCCTCTCCGAGTCGACTTCAGCGGTAAAGGACAGCTCTCTCGCTCCATTGGCGCGACAGGCAGCATTGAACAATCCGCGAGAGTTTAGCGAACTCATGCACCCCGAAGACGACGTGTACGCTTCTCTGCTAGATCCAATGGGGCCGTGGCATCTAGAAAAGGACTTGGCGGTGCCCGACTGCTCGACGCGTATCAAGTTTACAACCAAGCACGAGAGCACGATGATGAGCGTCCAGCACTGGCTCAAGGTTACGATCCGCGTCGAACGTGGTGACGACAACGCGGTTGATTCCAAGGGCCGCAGAAAGCAGTTTGACATTATCATCGAGACGCCCATAAAGATGCTCGAGTGCCGCGTGAACACGCAGTACAACTCTCTGCCATCTTACGACCGGGTTGACATTGATCCGTCTCCATTGGGTAAGGGATGCTCGATTCACGGACGCGCGGCCGAGCACCACAGGAACCCCGGAAGCGCGTTGATCGGCGTCGGGACGAGTGTGCTCAACTCGCTCACCCACCCGTCGCAGCTGTACAAccacgaccgcgaccgcggtTCGCAGCCTGGCACACCCGGTACGCCGGGCAACCTCACACCGCACCCGTATACCGCTCCTCACTCTGGCACCCATACCCCCATCTTGGCTGGCGCAATTACCCCCCCGCAACCGCCGCATGGATCACACGCGCCAGGACAAGCAGAACACGACGATACATTGCTCGAGCGGAATATCGTTTACGATCGCCTGATCAGCGGACAGGAAGCCGAGACTGGCGAGCAACCCCCAACGTACAAGGAGGCTGTTGCGAATGCTATCCGCTCGGCCCGCTCGGCCAGCCGCGTTGGTAGTAGGGCACCGAGCCTGTCGCGCGTGGGGAGCCGGACGGCAAGTCAGGCCATTAGCCGCCGCTCGAGCCCGACGCCCATGTACATCGAGGAATAG
- a CDS encoding uncharacterized protein (Major Facilitator Superfamily) produces the protein MPSPIRDFLAQRTGISETSSLLSNECSPILSRPATPSRLITSAPERTPGTVRTASPHSPRNGMDARTLTPAAIQRRLSNASLIRSRSVVDLSEGSGAIDRSRALALIAVCTLSIGSHFLMYVSGPIKSKLHRELGSTNSQFSLMISALNLNSTWTPLVAGILVARYGTAASSLVTTGFILLGAVILYVGVYSGAIAIMALGYFLFGLGSTPLMVVQETLLARLSPGGHLGLSLALGLVSGKTASFVASFTSLPLAEAGGDTAPFAVGLALCILSFSANILRLGLGCGAAQTRDAAEVSPKRIVRFDGVSRLGDVFWLYILVNLFCGAIWQPFLHLSANIVQVRFGLSESQASMNASVLMAGAIVLYPFIGWITDRDQGSPRTTYLLFFATSILTLFCYVYLALPPAITHTPWPGLISWALGHGASTLLLVVMIPRMMPVTLVPLGLGLHKSLETAASSASQTLAGLWLDFAKERRGESGAAEGLLLIYAAINVVQLISSVVLWRFERKRRLAAKHAAWEEYTEYEQLPMDEDEDPVSDEDEEHADARARIAAKIEENGPQSGLARNDKERKRGRGFFIAGLGFIGCVWTLWIVTAWKKL, from the exons ATGCCCTCGCCCATCCGCGACTTCCTTGCCCAGCGCACAGGCATCTCCGAGACTTCTTCACTCCTCTCGAACGAGTGCTCACCCATCCTCTCGCGGCCAGCCACGCCGTCTCGACTGATAACGTCCGCTCCCGAGCGGACACCTGGAACCGTTCGCACGGCCTCACCCCACTCCCCGCGCAACGGAATGGACGCCCGCACCCTCACCCCCGCAGCGATTCAGCGGCGCCTGAGCAATGCGAGTCTCATCCGCTCCCGCTCGGTCGTGGACCTCTCAGAGGGTAGTGGGGCGATAGACCGTTCACGCGCACTCGCTCTCATCGCCGTGTGTACCCTCAGCATCGGAAGCCATTT CCTGATGTACGTCTCGGGCCCCATCAAGAGCAAGCTCCACCGCGAGCTTGGATCCACGAATAGCCAATTCTCACTCATGATCTCGGCGCTCAA CCTAAACTCGACATGGACACCCCTCGTTGCAGGCATTCTCGTCGCGCGGTACGGCACAGCCGCGTCCTCTCTCGTCACGACCGGAttcatcctcctcggcgcggtgATTCTCTACGTGGGCGTATATTCTGGCGCGATCGCCATCATGGCCCTCGGATACTTCCTTTTCGGGTTGGGAAGCACCCCACTCATGGTCGTACAAGAAACCCTCCTAGCCCGCCTCTCACCCGGCGggcacctcggcctctccctcgccctcggctTGGTGAGCGGTAAAACCGCGTCCTTCGTCGCCTCCTTCACCTCCCTTCCCttggccgaggcgggcggTGACACGGCCCCCTTCGCAGTCGGTCTTGCACTGTGCATCCTGTCATTTTCAGCCAACATTCTCCGCTTAGGCTTAGGCTGTGGGGCGGCTCAGACACGCGACGCAGCCGAGGTGAGCCCGAAACGCATCGTGCGCTTCGACGGTGTCTcgcgtctcggcgacgtcTTCTGGCTCTacatcctcgtcaacctctTCTGCGGCGCGATATGGCAACCGTTCCTGCATCTCAGTGCAAAT ATCGTTCAGGTCCGCTTCGGCCTGTCCGAATCGCAGGCGAGCATGAACGCGTCTGTCCTCATGGCCGGCGCGATCGTCCTCTACCCCTTCATCGGGTGGATAACAGACCGTGACCAGGGTTCGCCACGCACGACGTatctcctcttcttcgcaACCTCCATCCTAACCCTCTTCTGCTACGTCTACCTTGCCCTCCCACCCGCCATCACGCACACCCCATGGCCAGGCCTCATCTCCTGGGCTCTGGGCCACGGCGCatccaccctcctcctggtTGTCATGATTCCGCGCATGATGCCCGTCACTCTCGTTCcgttggggttgggccTCCACAAGTCACtggagacggcggcgtcgagcgcgtcccAGACCTTGGCTGGTTTGTGGCTCGACTTTGCAAAGGAACGACGGGGGGAGAGTGGCGCGGCTGAAggtctcctcctcatctaCGCTGCCATCAATGTCGTGCAGCTCATTTCTTCTGTTGTTTTGTGGCGCTTTGAGCGAAAGAGACGACTCGCGGCGAAACACGCCGCGTGGGAGGAGTATACCGAGTACGAGCAGCTgccgatggacgaggacgaggacccagtgtcggacgaggacgaggagcacgCGGACGCGCGTGCTCGTATCGCTgccaagatcgaggagAACGGGCCGCAGAGCGGACTTGCGCGCAACGACAAGGAGCGGAAGCGCGGGCGTGGCTTCTTCATCGCAGGCCTGGGGTTCATTGGCTGCGTGTGGACGCTGTGGATCGTCACCGCGTGGAAGAAGCTGTAG
- the PHM7 gene encoding uncharacterized protein (Extracellular tail, of 10TM putative phosphate transporter), translating into MSTDAAAAKSATTAQFTSGLVIGAITIGVCFVFWGVLHARKSLIRVFQPRIELGAPDKRPEKLPDNPLGWWKTIFQVRDEHIITVNGPDAYFAVRYLKIFGVCLLAFCSFLSLGGLVAPAVVKPNNGLTGVNMLTFGNVKEPLRRIPHIIVSAAFILVTNYLLWREFRHFVDIRTRWLKSDSASRKSRTVMITNVPKDVFSEAGIKELAALVAAQTSSGVPRPSGISANTHRAPGGVTDVWLARKVKAVETVWQDRDKECNRLEGGVGKLLKLAQKNQRKGKTPEAKGTWNQESANPADQYVLPKKQPKWKQGFLGLFGKKMDLETSPLYIREKNDELVKLRANEDDYELGNVAFVRFATQDEALNFARLVKKSDRKRFLMIKTSFEVVPDDVIWSNLSINPYQRKARTFVSWGLTITLIIFWTIPMAFVGFVSNIDTLSNWTVNGTKPFSWILKIPAVPLGIIKAVLPSAALAILFMLLPIVLRAWIKLQGETRKSEVEFKLFTRYWLFWIIHGFLIVTLSSGILPALSNISGTLNSIPTLLADQLPGANIFFLVFILTATWSAAAKTLARIVPWVMWQLRGILAGGTPRKAFAQKYKMDSFLWSTTMPNICLIVAVAIIYSAIQPLITVIGLIGMVLFYSAYKYQLLWTSDQPEEMETGGLYYRKMLRTVFVALYFQIVCLGALFFLMNNTVGYVGGAVIIACGVITAIHQAYLDHVAFKKDVVMYGWTHLYSSSETHLNPAENVVNENIPGEKTPPIMDDAAGLTGQDRIDVRHEFDNPAMYKAQPVIWIANDPLGLGNYEANRINADGVDASTEFAHMDAKGKLDVDRSPPDEDWDGGV; encoded by the exons ATGTCAACCGACGCTGCTGCGGCCAAgtcggcgacgaccgcgCAGTTTACTTCCGGTCTCGTCATTGGTGCCATCACCATTGGAGTCTGCTTCGTCTTCTGGGGCGTCTTGCATGCTCGCAAGAGCCTCATCCGCGTCTTCCAGCCGCGtatcgagctcggcgctccCGACAAGCGCCCAGAAAAGCTCCCCGACAATCCACTAGGCTGGTGGAAAACAATTTTCCAAGTTAGAGACGAGCACATTATTACCGTCAATGGCCCGGACGCCTACTTTGCCGTGCGCTACCTCAAGATCTTTGGCGTCTGTCTCCTCGCTTTCTGCTCGTTCCTTTCTCTCGgtggcctcgtcgcgccTGC TGTTGTCAAGCCCAACAATGGCCTCACTGGCGTCAACATGCTCACCTTTGGCAACGTCAAGGAGCCGCTGCGCCGCATCCCTCACATCATTGTGTCGGCTGCCTTTATCC TCGTGACCAACTACCTTCTCTGGCGTGAGTTCCGCCACTTTGTCGACATCCGCACCCGGTGGCTAAAATCGGACTCGGCGAGCCGCAAGTCGCGCACCGTCATGATCACCAATGTTCCTAAGGACGTGTTCTCAGAGGCTGGCATTAAGGAGCTCGCAGCTTTGGTTGCCGCTCAGACGTCGTCCGGCGTTCCTCGTCCCAGTGGCATCTCCGCCAACACTCATCGCGCCCCTGGCGGTGTCACCGATGTTTGGCTAGCCcgcaaggtcaaggccgTTGAGACTGTCTGGCAGGACCGTGACAAGGAGTGTAACCGCCTCGAGGGTGGCgtcggcaagctcctcaagctcgcccaGAAGAATCAGCGCAAGGGCAAGACCCCCGAGGCCAAGGGTACCTGGAACCAGGAGAGCGCCAACCCGGCCGACCAATACGTTCTTCCCAAGAAGCAGCCCAAGTGGAAGCAGGGTTTCCTTGGTCTCTTTGGCAAGAAGATGGATCTCGAGACCTCGCCCCTTTACATCCGGGAGAAGAACGACGAACTCGTCAAGCTCCGCGCCAATGAGGACGACTACGAGCTTGGCAACGTCGCATTTGTCCGCTTTGCCACCCAGGACGAGGCCCTCAACTtcgcccgcctcgtcaagaAGTCCGACCGCAAGCGCTTCCTGATGATCAAGACCAGCTTTGAGGTTGTGCCCGACGACGTGATTTGGTCCAACCTTAGTATCAACCCTTACCAGCGCAAGGCTCGCACCTTCGTGTCGTGGGGCCTCACTATCACGCTCATCATCTTCTGGACCATTCCTATGGCCTTCGTCGGTTTCGTGTCGAACATCGACACCCTCAGCAACTGGACGGTCAACGGCACGAAGCCGTTCAGCTGGATTCTCAAGATTCCCGCAGTCCCGCTCGGTATCATCAAGGCGGTTCTTCCTtcggcggcgctcgcgaTCCTCTTCATGCTTCTGCCCATCGTTCTCCGCGCTTGGATCAAGCTTCAGGGCGAAACTCGCAAGTCCGAAGTCGAGTTCAAGCTCTTCACCCGCTACTGGCTCTTCTGGATTATCCACGGTTTCCTCATTGTCACCCTCTCCTCGGGTATCCTGCCGGCTCTCTCCAACATCAGCGGTACTCTCAACTCGATCCCGACCCTCCTTGCGGACCAGCTACCCGGCGCCAACATCTTCTTCCTGGtcttcatcctcaccgCGACTTGGTCTGCGGCTGCCAAAACCCTAGCACGTATTGTGCCTTGGGTTATGTGGCAGCTGCGCGGCATCCTTGCCGGCGGAACTCCCCGCAAGGCGTTTGCGCAGAAGTACAAAATGGACTCGTTCCTCTGGTCGACTACCATGCCCAATATTTGTCTCATTGTCGCTGTCGCCATCATCTACTCCGCCATTCAGCCCCTCATCACGGTCATTGGCCTCATCGGCATGGTGCTCTTCTACTCGGCCTACAAGTACCAGCTTCTCTGGACCTCTGACCAGCcggaggagatggagacTGGTGGCCTCTACTACCGCAAGATGCTCCGAACCGTCTTCGTGGCCTTGTACTTCCAGATCGTCTGCCTGGGTgccctcttcttcctcatGAACAACACGGTCGGCTACGTTGGCGGTGCAGTCATCATTGCCTGCGGTGTGATTACCGCGATCCACCAAGCGTACCTCGACCACGTTGCCTTCAAGAAGGACGTTGTCATGTACGGCTGGACCCACCTCTACTCATCGAGCGAGACGCACCTCAACCCGGCCGAGAACGTTGTCAACGAGAACATTCCAGGCGAGAAGACGCCTCCCATCATGGACGACGCTGCCGGCCTCACTGGACAAGACCGCATCGACGTGCGTCACGAGTTTGACAACCCAGCCATGTACAAGGCGCAGCCTGTCATCTGGATTGCCAACGAcccgctcggcctcggtaATTATGAGGCCAACCGGATCAACGCtgatggcgtcgacgcgtcgaccGAGTTCGCGCACATGGAtgccaagggcaagctcgacgtcgaccgcTCGCCTCCCGACGAGGATTGGGACGGCGGCGTGTAG